A stretch of Pseudomonas sp. 7SR1 DNA encodes these proteins:
- a CDS encoding DUF2845 domain-containing protein, whose translation MNRFQWLSLGLLLVAGPALAADTLRCGSQLISVGDRSSEVLHKCGQPTARDDLGYKRSVNRREEYPVEEWTYGPNSGMYQYLRFEGNRLVQITSKRGR comes from the coding sequence ATGAACCGCTTCCAATGGCTTTCCCTGGGATTGCTGCTGGTTGCCGGCCCGGCGTTGGCGGCCGACACGTTGCGCTGCGGCAGCCAGCTGATCAGCGTTGGCGATCGTTCCAGTGAAGTGCTGCACAAATGCGGACAACCCACGGCTCGAGACGACCTGGGCTACAAGCGCAGCGTCAATCGCCGCGAAGAATATCCGGTAGAGGAATGGACTTACGGCCCCAACAGCGGCATGTACCAGTACCTGCGCTTCGAAGGCAATCGCCTGGTGCAGATCACCAGCAAACGCGGGCGCTAG
- a CDS encoding DUF748 domain-containing protein: MSKGLKRAFAALLIALALYSLLGFLILPGIALRIANQQLASLATVPAQLQRIELNPFSLEVTLWGLNVGEPGKEQVGFERLYANLQVDSLWSGALHLADIELDKPKTEIVFAKDGQLNLLGLFKLPPSEPTPADPDAKPFPLRVDRIKLATGYVHFQDLRPSEPIEFLYDTLDFELKNLSTLPDDSADMTLVAVGPEGGQVDWTGNFSLSPIASQGKLKITDGQMKAWWPYVRDAVPLVLENGVLNLSTDYKLNLAKGTELLLSNAAVSVAPFAIKAPDGRPLAKLERLDVSETTVDLAKQQVLVGKVRSQKLETWAAREADGQLDWQKLFASQPAKPQVKVEPASAPAAADSPKPAPQAPGKPWQVLLKDVQLRDYRVHLADRQAQPAVALEVGPLNLDLQNFDTLNGSPFTLKLDTGLGKQGKILADGEVNLSPVTARLKVKTQDIDLRVAQAYINPFIRLELRSGMLGSDLAVDLKSTEPLAFAITGRAQVDQLHTLDTLKTRDFVKWQRLVLEGLSYQHGDSLSIDKVNLLQPYARFMINDDRTTNVDDLLIPQPADSGPKNTAAKPASKEKPLGIHIGAIAINDGSANFADFSLTPNFATAIQQLNGQIGTIDSRQAKPASVDIKGKVDRYAPVTIKGALNPFDPMASLDIATSFKRVELTTLTPYSGKFAGYRIRKGRLNLDLHYRITQGQLQADNKVVVEQLQLGEKVDSPDAVSLPLKLAVALLKDSEGRISIELPVSGNLNDPQFSVMPIVWQTLRNLVVRAAQAPFKLIGGLVAGGGSQDLGSVSFAPGSSELSQENQGVLLKLSEALGKRPELRLEIEGTAAESSDGPLLAAQRLEREYQYNYYKMLQRRGDKVPAKALLLQVPEDEKAPLLEGIYRTRLKTQPPAEWSQLDKKARIEKLREGVIKFWSGSDVLLRELGQERASSIKDFLVDKGQLADERVYFIDATLGQAESDGRVITPMHLDAE, from the coding sequence ATGTCCAAAGGATTGAAACGCGCTTTCGCCGCACTGCTTATCGCACTGGCCCTCTATAGCCTGCTGGGGTTTCTGATATTGCCGGGCATCGCCTTGCGGATCGCCAACCAGCAACTGGCCAGCCTTGCCACGGTTCCGGCTCAGTTGCAGCGTATCGAACTCAATCCTTTCAGCCTCGAAGTCACCCTGTGGGGACTGAATGTGGGCGAACCGGGCAAGGAACAGGTCGGCTTCGAACGCCTGTACGCCAACCTGCAGGTCGACAGCCTCTGGTCAGGTGCCCTGCACCTGGCCGATATCGAGCTGGACAAGCCCAAGACCGAGATCGTGTTCGCCAAGGACGGGCAGTTGAACCTGCTGGGCCTGTTCAAGCTGCCGCCCAGCGAACCGACCCCGGCCGATCCGGACGCCAAGCCGTTCCCCCTGCGCGTCGACCGGATCAAACTGGCCACCGGCTATGTGCATTTCCAGGATCTCCGGCCCAGCGAACCCATCGAGTTCCTCTACGACACGCTTGATTTCGAACTGAAGAACCTGAGTACCCTGCCTGACGACAGCGCCGACATGACCCTGGTCGCCGTCGGCCCTGAAGGTGGACAGGTCGACTGGACCGGCAATTTCAGCCTTTCGCCCATCGCTTCGCAAGGCAAACTCAAGATCACTGACGGCCAGATGAAAGCCTGGTGGCCTTACGTACGCGACGCGGTGCCCCTGGTGCTGGAAAATGGCGTGCTCAACCTGAGCACCGACTACAAGCTCAACCTGGCCAAGGGCACCGAACTGTTGCTCAGCAACGCGGCCGTCAGCGTCGCGCCCTTCGCCATCAAGGCGCCCGACGGTCGACCGCTGGCGAAGCTCGAGCGCCTGGATGTCAGCGAAACGACGGTGGACCTGGCCAAGCAGCAAGTGTTGGTAGGCAAAGTCCGTAGCCAGAAGCTGGAGACCTGGGCCGCCCGCGAGGCGGACGGACAACTGGACTGGCAGAAGCTCTTCGCCAGCCAGCCGGCAAAACCCCAGGTGAAGGTAGAGCCCGCATCGGCCCCGGCGGCGGCCGATTCGCCCAAGCCAGCCCCGCAAGCCCCTGGCAAGCCTTGGCAGGTGCTGTTGAAGGACGTTCAATTGCGCGATTACCGGGTGCACCTGGCCGACCGCCAGGCACAGCCTGCCGTGGCACTGGAGGTCGGCCCGCTGAATCTCGACCTGCAGAACTTCGACACCCTCAACGGCTCACCCTTTACCCTCAAGCTGGACACCGGATTGGGTAAACAGGGCAAGATCCTCGCCGACGGCGAGGTCAACCTGAGCCCCGTCACGGCCAGGCTCAAGGTCAAGACCCAGGACATCGACCTGCGTGTGGCCCAGGCCTATATCAACCCGTTCATTCGCCTGGAGCTGCGTTCAGGCATGCTCGGCAGCGACCTGGCAGTGGATCTCAAGAGCACCGAGCCGCTGGCTTTCGCAATCACCGGTCGCGCCCAGGTCGATCAGTTGCACACCCTGGATACCCTCAAGACCCGAGACTTTGTCAAATGGCAGCGCCTGGTGCTCGAAGGCCTCAGTTATCAGCACGGCGACAGCCTGTCCATCGACAAGGTCAATCTGCTCCAGCCTTATGCGCGCTTCATGATCAACGACGATCGCACCACCAACGTCGATGACCTGCTCATCCCGCAACCGGCCGACAGCGGCCCGAAGAACACTGCGGCAAAACCGGCTTCCAAGGAAAAACCCCTGGGCATCCACATCGGCGCGATTGCCATCAATGACGGTTCGGCCAATTTCGCCGACTTCAGCCTGACACCGAACTTCGCCACCGCCATCCAGCAGCTCAACGGCCAGATCGGCACCATCGACAGTCGCCAGGCAAAACCGGCCAGCGTCGACATCAAGGGCAAGGTCGACCGCTACGCACCTGTCACGATCAAGGGAGCACTCAACCCGTTCGATCCGATGGCCAGCCTTGATATCGCCACCAGCTTCAAGCGTGTCGAACTGACGACCCTGACACCCTACTCCGGTAAATTCGCCGGCTACCGCATCCGCAAGGGCCGGCTCAACCTGGACCTGCATTACCGCATCACCCAAGGCCAGCTCCAGGCCGACAACAAGGTGGTGGTGGAGCAACTGCAACTGGGGGAAAAAGTCGACAGCCCGGACGCCGTCAGCCTGCCGCTCAAGTTGGCCGTCGCGTTGCTGAAGGACTCCGAAGGCAGAATTTCCATCGAACTGCCGGTGTCCGGCAATCTCAACGACCCGCAATTCAGCGTCATGCCGATTGTCTGGCAAACCTTGCGCAACCTGGTGGTACGAGCGGCCCAGGCACCGTTCAAGCTCATCGGTGGGCTAGTGGCCGGAGGCGGCTCGCAAGACCTGGGCAGCGTGTCGTTCGCACCGGGCTCCAGCGAGCTGAGCCAGGAGAACCAGGGCGTACTGCTCAAGCTGTCCGAAGCCCTGGGCAAACGTCCCGAACTGCGCCTGGAAATCGAAGGCACCGCCGCCGAAAGTAGCGACGGCCCGTTACTCGCCGCCCAGCGCCTGGAACGCGAATACCAGTACAACTACTACAAGATGCTGCAACGCAGGGGCGACAAGGTCCCGGCCAAGGCTTTGTTGCTGCAGGTACCGGAGGACGAGAAGGCCCCGCTGCTGGAAGGCATCTACCGCACCCGCCTCAAGACCCAGCCACCGGCCGAATGGTCGCAACTGGATAAAAAGGCTCGTATCGAGAAGCTGCGTGAAGGGGTCATCAAGTTCTGGAGCGGCAGTGACGTTCTGCTGCGTGAACTGGGGCAGGAGAGAGCCAGCAGCATCAAGGACTTCCTGGTGGACAAGGGCCAACTGGCTGACGAACGGGTGTATTTCATCGACGCGACCCTCGGCCAGGCCGAAAGCGATGGACGCGTGATCACCCCCATGCACCTGGATGCCGAATAA
- the pilB gene encoding type IV-A pilus assembly ATPase PilB — MTDIALSGLTKQLVLAELITEQNAQQAHQQAQRNRIPLVSYLVQNKLVQSRRVAEIASEHFGVALLDLNSLDKDIQPTGLVSEKLVRQHHALPLWRRGNKLFVGISDPTNHQAINDIQFSTGLTTEAILVEDDKLSDAIEKFFESSTTGLEGMGDVDLDGLDIESGDDRKQDTIAGLDADDAPVVRFVNKMLLDAIKGGSSDLHFEPYEKSYRVRVRTDGMLREVAKPPIQLATRIAARLKVMANLDISERRKPQDGRLKMRLSKTKSIDFRVNTLPTLWGEKVVIRILDPSSAQMGIDALGYEPDQKELYLAALKQPQGLILVTGPTGSGKTVSLYTGLNILNTVDINISTAEDPVEINMEGINQVNVNPRQGLDFAQALRSFLRQDPDVIMVGEIRDLETAEIAIKAAQTGHMVLSTLHTNSAAETLIRLQNMGIPGFNIATAVHLIIAQRLARKLCTHCKKAIEIPEETLLKEGFPRERIGSFTIYEPVGCEQCNNGYKGRVGIYEVVKNTPELQRLIMAEGNSLEIDLQMRKDGFNDLRASGLLKVMQGVTSLEEINRVTKD; from the coding sequence ATGACTGACATCGCCCTCAGTGGACTGACCAAGCAACTGGTACTGGCCGAACTGATCACCGAGCAAAATGCCCAACAGGCGCACCAGCAGGCCCAGCGCAATCGCATCCCCCTGGTCAGTTATCTGGTACAGAACAAACTGGTCCAGAGCCGCCGGGTTGCCGAGATCGCCTCGGAACATTTCGGTGTCGCCCTGCTGGACCTCAACAGCCTCGACAAGGACATCCAGCCCACGGGGCTGGTCAGCGAAAAGCTGGTACGCCAGCATCACGCGCTGCCATTGTGGCGGCGCGGCAACAAGCTGTTCGTGGGCATTTCCGACCCCACCAATCACCAGGCCATCAACGACATCCAGTTCAGCACCGGCCTGACCACTGAAGCCATCCTGGTGGAGGACGACAAGCTCAGCGATGCCATCGAGAAATTCTTCGAGTCCAGTACCACGGGGCTGGAGGGCATGGGCGATGTCGACCTCGACGGCCTCGACATCGAATCAGGCGACGACCGCAAGCAGGACACTATCGCCGGGCTGGACGCCGACGATGCGCCGGTGGTGCGCTTCGTCAACAAGATGCTGCTGGATGCGATCAAGGGCGGCTCATCCGACCTGCATTTCGAGCCCTATGAAAAATCCTACCGGGTACGGGTGCGCACCGATGGCATGTTGCGGGAAGTGGCCAAGCCGCCTATCCAGTTGGCGACCCGCATCGCGGCGCGCCTGAAGGTCATGGCGAACCTGGATATTTCCGAACGGCGCAAACCCCAGGACGGACGGCTGAAAATGCGACTGTCGAAGACCAAGTCCATCGATTTCAGGGTCAACACCCTGCCAACCCTCTGGGGCGAAAAGGTGGTGATCCGGATCCTCGACCCCTCCAGCGCGCAAATGGGCATCGACGCCCTGGGCTATGAGCCGGACCAGAAAGAACTGTACCTGGCGGCGCTCAAGCAACCCCAAGGGCTGATCCTGGTGACCGGGCCGACCGGCTCGGGCAAGACCGTCTCGCTGTATACGGGGTTGAACATCCTCAATACGGTGGACATCAATATTTCCACCGCCGAAGACCCGGTTGAAATCAACATGGAGGGGATCAACCAGGTCAACGTGAACCCGCGCCAGGGGCTGGACTTCGCACAAGCCCTGCGCTCATTCCTGCGCCAGGACCCGGACGTGATCATGGTTGGCGAGATCCGCGACCTGGAAACGGCCGAGATCGCCATCAAGGCTGCGCAGACCGGGCACATGGTGCTGTCCACACTGCACACCAACAGCGCCGCCGAAACCCTCATCCGCCTGCAGAACATGGGCATTCCCGGCTTCAACATCGCCACGGCCGTGCACCTGATCATCGCCCAGCGACTGGCGCGCAAGTTGTGCACTCATTGCAAGAAGGCCATCGAGATTCCAGAGGAAACCCTGCTCAAGGAAGGTTTCCCTCGGGAACGCATCGGCTCGTTCACGATCTATGAGCCGGTCGGTTGCGAACAGTGCAACAACGGCTACAAGGGCCGCGTGGGGATTTACGAAGTGGTCAAGAACACTCCCGAGCTGCAACGCCTGATCATGGCCGAGGGCAACTCGCTGGAAATCGACCTGCAGATGCGCAAGGACGGCTTCAACGACCTGCGCGCCTCCGGGCTGCTCAAAGTGATGCAAGGCGTGACCAGCCTCGAAGAAATCAACCGGGTCACCAAGGACTGA
- a CDS encoding BON domain-containing protein — translation MKKFAITAAAATALTLTMASAFAETTQATQAPMMLAAGEVTEAKEATSDTWITTKVKADLVTEKGIPGTDIKVETNKGVVSLSSTVAVTEAQKDTAVAIAKKIKGVKAVSADGLKAE, via the coding sequence ATGAAGAAGTTCGCTATCACTGCCGCTGCAGCCACCGCACTGACCCTGACCATGGCTAGCGCTTTCGCCGAGACCACTCAAGCAACTCAGGCTCCAATGATGCTGGCTGCGGGCGAAGTGACAGAGGCCAAGGAAGCCACCTCCGATACCTGGATCACCACCAAGGTCAAGGCTGACCTGGTCACCGAAAAAGGTATTCCAGGCACCGATATCAAAGTAGAAACCAACAAAGGCGTCGTGTCCCTGTCTTCCACTGTTGCCGTGACCGAGGCTCAGAAAGACACAGCAGTGGCAATCGCCAAGAAAATCAAAGGCGTCAAGGCTGTATCGGCTGATGGCCTGAAGGCCGAATAA
- a CDS encoding class I SAM-dependent rRNA methyltransferase, giving the protein MSSLNQALRAALDQRRDLLDDLEQQGTDCYRLFHGSQEGAPGLTVDRYGPQLMVQSFHQSLEREALLQLHGIVNERLGLDTLLVYNDRARGNSRIDRQDSVYQAEEAALQDLVGHEWGLNYRVRGRHAGQDPLLFLDLRNARGWVKANSRNKSVLNLFAYTCGVGLSAAAGGAREVCNLDFAEGNLAVGQENGLLNPGLPAMEFVQSDYFPAIRQLAGLPVSQRRGQKLPGYVRLEQRQYDLVLLDPPAWAKSAFGTVDLLRDYQSLLKPALLSTADDGVLICCNNLAKVSMDDWREQVLRCASKAGRPVREWSVLMPGDDFPSKDGNPPLKTLVLHF; this is encoded by the coding sequence ATGTCTTCCTTGAATCAGGCGCTGCGCGCCGCCCTCGATCAGCGTCGGGACCTGCTTGACGACCTGGAGCAGCAAGGCACCGATTGCTATCGCCTGTTCCATGGCAGCCAGGAAGGCGCTCCCGGACTCACCGTCGATCGCTACGGCCCGCAACTGATGGTGCAGAGCTTTCACCAGTCACTGGAGCGCGAAGCCTTGTTGCAACTGCACGGCATCGTCAACGAACGCCTGGGCCTGGACACCCTGCTGGTCTACAACGACCGTGCGCGGGGCAATTCGCGGATCGACCGCCAGGACAGCGTCTATCAGGCCGAAGAGGCCGCCCTGCAGGATCTCGTCGGCCACGAATGGGGGCTGAACTATCGCGTCCGCGGGCGCCACGCCGGACAAGACCCTCTTCTGTTCCTGGACCTGCGCAATGCCCGTGGCTGGGTCAAGGCAAACAGCCGCAACAAAAGCGTGCTGAACCTGTTCGCCTATACCTGCGGTGTCGGCCTGAGCGCTGCGGCCGGCGGCGCGCGGGAGGTGTGTAACCTGGACTTTGCCGAAGGCAACCTCGCGGTGGGACAGGAGAACGGCCTGCTCAACCCCGGCCTGCCGGCCATGGAATTCGTGCAATCGGATTATTTCCCGGCGATCCGGCAACTGGCCGGCCTGCCCGTCAGCCAGCGACGCGGGCAGAAACTACCCGGCTATGTGCGCCTGGAACAACGCCAGTACGACCTGGTGCTGCTCGATCCACCGGCGTGGGCGAAGAGCGCCTTCGGCACCGTCGACCTGTTGCGCGATTACCAGAGCCTGCTCAAGCCTGCGTTGCTCAGCACAGCCGACGACGGAGTGCTGATCTGCTGCAACAACCTGGCGAAAGTCTCCATGGACGACTGGCGCGAACAGGTGTTGCGCTGCGCAAGCAAAGCCGGTCGACCGGTGCGGGAATGGAGCGTGCTGATGCCCGGCGATGACTTTCCCTCCAAGGATGGCAATCCACCGCTCAAGACACTGGTCCTGCACTTCTGA
- a CDS encoding prepilin peptidase yields the protein MPLTEFFALYPLAFVLTALLLGLIVGSFLNVLVWRLPRMLSREWRLQAHDLLGLPAETPGPAYNLILPHSQCPHCGHRIRAWENIPVLSYLALRGRCSSCATPIGRRYPLTELACGVLSAFVAWHFGFGWQAAMVMVLSWGLLGMSLIDAEHQLLPDTLVLPLLWLGLIVNSFGLFASLNEAMWGAVAGYLALWSVFWAFKLITGKEGMGYGDFKLLAMLGAWGGWQILPLTLLLSSLVGAVVGVVVLRMRDAPASTQIPFGPYLAIAGWIALLWGGQITDFYWQSVGF from the coding sequence ATGCCCCTGACCGAATTCTTCGCGCTTTATCCCCTGGCCTTCGTGCTGACGGCGTTATTGCTCGGGCTGATCGTCGGCAGCTTTCTCAATGTCCTGGTGTGGCGCCTGCCCAGGATGCTGAGCCGGGAATGGCGACTGCAGGCCCATGACTTGCTGGGCCTGCCCGCCGAAACGCCCGGCCCGGCCTATAACCTGATACTGCCCCACTCCCAGTGCCCCCATTGCGGCCACCGCATCCGGGCCTGGGAAAATATCCCGGTGTTGAGCTACCTGGCGCTGCGCGGCCGCTGTTCCAGTTGCGCCACTCCCATCGGCAGGCGCTACCCCCTGACTGAACTGGCCTGTGGGGTGTTATCGGCGTTCGTCGCCTGGCATTTCGGCTTCGGCTGGCAGGCGGCAATGGTGATGGTCCTGAGCTGGGGCCTGCTGGGCATGAGCCTGATCGATGCCGAGCACCAATTGCTGCCCGATACGCTGGTACTGCCTTTGTTGTGGCTGGGCCTGATCGTCAACAGCTTTGGATTGTTCGCTTCGCTGAACGAGGCCATGTGGGGCGCTGTGGCCGGCTATCTGGCGCTGTGGTCGGTGTTCTGGGCGTTCAAGCTGATCACCGGCAAGGAAGGCATGGGCTATGGGGATTTCAAGCTATTGGCGATGCTGGGCGCCTGGGGCGGCTGGCAGATCCTGCCGTTGACGCTGCTGCTGTCGTCCCTGGTAGGCGCAGTCGTCGGCGTGGTTGTACTGCGCATGCGTGACGCTCCGGCGTCGACGCAAATCCCCTTTGGGCCTTATCTGGCCATTGCCGGCTGGATTGCGCTGCTCTGGGGTGGTCAAATAACCGACTTCTATTGGCAGTCTGTCGGTTTCTAA
- a CDS encoding type II secretion system F family protein, with amino-acid sequence MAVKAVKTDTYTWEGKDRKGTKMSGELTGQSPALVKAQLRKQGINPDRVRKKSTSIFSKGKRIKPLDIALFTRQMATMLKAGVPLLQAFDIIGEGFDNANMRKLIDEVKQEVAAGNSFAASLRKCPQYFDELYCNLVDAGEQAGALDTLLDRVATYKEKSEALKAKIKKAMTYPTAVILVAAVVTGILLVKVVPQFESVFAGFGAELPGFTVMVIGLSEFMQQWWWLLLGALVGGFFGVRYALKRSQGFRDWRDKWLLKLPLIGALMYKSAVARFARTLSTTFAAGVPLVEALDSVSGATGNVVFKRAVQRIRQDVSTGMQLNFSMRASGIFPNLAIQMTAIGEESGALDDMLDKVASFYEAEVDNLVDNLTSLMEPFIMVVLGVVVGGLVVAMYLPIFQLGSAI; translated from the coding sequence ATGGCGGTCAAGGCAGTAAAAACCGATACCTACACTTGGGAAGGCAAGGACCGCAAGGGCACGAAAATGTCCGGCGAGCTGACCGGCCAGAGCCCGGCGCTGGTCAAGGCACAGTTGCGCAAGCAAGGGATCAACCCGGACAGGGTGCGCAAGAAGTCCACCTCGATATTCAGCAAGGGCAAGCGCATCAAGCCCCTGGATATCGCCCTCTTCACACGTCAGATGGCAACGATGCTCAAGGCCGGCGTGCCCCTGCTCCAGGCCTTCGACATCATCGGCGAAGGCTTCGACAACGCCAACATGCGCAAGCTGATCGACGAGGTAAAGCAGGAAGTCGCAGCCGGTAACAGCTTCGCCGCGTCGTTGCGCAAATGCCCGCAGTACTTCGACGAGCTGTATTGCAACCTGGTGGACGCCGGGGAACAGGCTGGCGCCCTGGATACCTTGCTGGACCGGGTCGCCACCTACAAGGAAAAGAGCGAGGCCCTCAAGGCCAAGATCAAGAAGGCCATGACCTACCCGACAGCCGTGATACTGGTTGCGGCGGTGGTCACGGGCATCCTGCTGGTCAAGGTGGTGCCGCAGTTCGAATCGGTGTTCGCCGGGTTCGGCGCGGAGCTGCCGGGGTTCACGGTGATGGTCATTGGCCTGTCGGAGTTCATGCAGCAATGGTGGTGGCTGCTGCTGGGTGCGCTGGTCGGCGGTTTTTTCGGGGTGAGATATGCCCTCAAGCGCTCCCAGGGCTTTCGTGACTGGCGCGACAAGTGGCTGCTCAAGCTGCCGCTGATCGGTGCCCTGATGTACAAATCCGCCGTGGCCCGCTTCGCCCGCACGCTTTCCACCACCTTCGCCGCCGGCGTGCCGCTGGTGGAAGCGCTGGATTCGGTGTCCGGCGCTACCGGCAACGTGGTATTCAAACGAGCGGTGCAACGCATCCGACAGGATGTCTCGACGGGCATGCAGCTGAATTTCTCCATGCGCGCGTCAGGCATCTTTCCGAACCTGGCGATCCAGATGACCGCCATCGGCGAGGAGTCCGGCGCGCTGGACGATATGCTGGACAAGGTGGCGAGTTTTTATGAGGCCGAAGTGGACAATCTGGTGGACAATCTCACCAGCCTGATGGAGCCGTTCATCATGGTGGTACTGGGGGTGGTCGTCGGCGGCCTGGTGGTTGCCATGTACCTGCCCATCTTTCAACTCGGCTCTGCGATCTGA
- a CDS encoding pilin: MNKQNGFTLIELLIVVAIIGILATFALPQYSKYQARAKVTAGLAEITALKVPFEDTINSGTNPTLELIGGTATTSNCTTTASGVASTGVGTIGCTILNAPGPVVGKTITLSRSGTGVWTCATTAEQEYAPKGCTGAAAAGS; encoded by the coding sequence ATGAACAAGCAGAATGGCTTTACGCTGATCGAGCTGCTGATCGTCGTGGCGATCATCGGCATTCTGGCGACCTTTGCGTTGCCGCAATATTCCAAATACCAGGCGCGAGCCAAGGTGACCGCGGGCCTGGCGGAGATCACCGCATTGAAAGTGCCGTTCGAAGACACGATCAATTCGGGCACCAACCCGACCCTCGAGCTTATCGGCGGGACGGCAACCACCAGTAACTGCACCACCACTGCCTCGGGTGTTGCCTCTACCGGGGTCGGCACCATCGGCTGCACGATCCTCAATGCACCAGGCCCGGTGGTGGGCAAGACGATCACGCTGAGTCGTTCGGGAACCGGCGTATGGACCTGTGCCACCACGGCTGAACAGGAATACGCTCCCAAGGGCTGCACCGGTGCTGCCGCTGCAGGTAGTTGA
- the coaE gene encoding dephospho-CoA kinase (Dephospho-CoA kinase (CoaE) performs the final step in coenzyme A biosynthesis.) yields MNTPVEKPWILGLTGGIGSGKSAAAQHFIDLGVHVVDADHAARWVVEPGRPALAQIARHFGPGVVQADGSLDRGALRKLIFENAEERRWLEALLHPLIADEIAHHLALAQSPYAILVSPLLIESGQYAMTQRILVIDAPERMQIERTLQRDQTSEQQVQAILKAQSSRQDRLSHADDVVVNDRDLAWLHSEVERLHHFYLTLRGGQS; encoded by the coding sequence ATGAATACCCCTGTGGAAAAACCCTGGATTCTCGGCCTGACCGGCGGTATCGGCAGCGGTAAAAGCGCGGCGGCCCAGCACTTCATCGACCTGGGCGTGCACGTGGTCGACGCCGATCACGCCGCACGCTGGGTCGTCGAACCCGGACGCCCGGCCCTGGCGCAAATCGCCAGGCATTTCGGCCCTGGCGTGGTGCAGGCCGACGGCAGCCTCGATCGAGGGGCGCTGCGAAAACTCATCTTTGAAAATGCCGAGGAGCGTCGCTGGCTCGAGGCATTGCTGCATCCGTTGATCGCCGACGAAATCGCCCATCATCTGGCACTGGCACAATCGCCCTATGCGATCCTGGTCTCGCCACTGCTGATCGAGTCGGGACAGTACGCCATGACCCAGCGCATCCTGGTGATCGATGCTCCGGAACGAATGCAGATCGAACGTACCTTGCAGCGCGACCAGACCAGCGAACAACAGGTCCAGGCCATCCTCAAGGCACAGTCAAGCCGTCAGGATCGCCTGAGCCATGCGGACGACGTGGTGGTCAACGACCGCGACCTCGCCTGGCTGCACAGCGAGGTCGAACGCCTGCATCATTTTTACCTTACCTTGCGTGGAGGCCAGTCATGA